TATGGGTATCCGAGATTCTGACGTGTCTGCACTATTGAACGGGCTAAGTAAAAAAGCCATTGGTTTTAACGATGTAATCAACTTCATTGATGATTTTTACCGCTATACACCGGTCAAATTCGTTAATGGTGATGCAGTTAATGAACCGGGTGAGAATGAAGGCAGTGCCAAAGTATTTGGCTTTGCCAAGCATCATCAGCTCAATCAGCTAGATACATTAGCATTATTTGGTGAGCACTATCATTCGGTATTAGCGACGCCTAATGGTACCGATCACGCCAATATCCGTAACTTTTTGCACTGGGGATGGCAAGCCTTTTTAATGGAGAAAAACCCATTAACGCCGCGTCCAAGTGTTGATGTCAAAAATATCTAGTTATCGTTATTTAAATATAAAATAGCTATTTAAATAAAAAAGACTAATCCATGGATTAGTCTTTTTTTATGCCGTTTTAAATCAGATCAAACTAATGCTTTAATTTATCTTTTAGCGATCACGGAATTTAACCGGTTGGATATCGCCTGTTGGGTTCGGTAGGTTTGGATAATGACGGTCGTGCTCGACATCGCACTCCTCACCGACAACAGTGCCATCTTTTTTCACAGGTTTGTGAATAAAACCGATACGCTCTTCTGGCGGTAAGTTTTCGTGTTCCCAAATCATCACGGCCTGCATACAAGTTTCGCGTTGCTCTGCTGTTAAGCGACGACCATCTGGCCATTTACCAATCTCAATCGCAGTGCGAAAAGACGCGACCAATTCTGGGGTCATTGCTGCCAATACTTCTTCTTTGTTCATATACCACCTCAGCTTGCTTACAACGTAATATAACGATAATAAAATAGTTTAATGCGTCTAGTCGTCATCTGCATCCATGCTGAACTCTTCAGCATGCACATTCCAATTTAACTTAGTGCGACAGGCTTTATAAAAATCAAAACCTGGTGGATGCAATAAGGTTAATTTATCAGGGTGCTTACGGATATAAAGTTTTTGATCTTGTTCAATCGCCACACTTTGCTTACCATCTGCACTCACCATAGGTTGAGTGCGATTGTCTCTGTGAATGTGAATCATAATCTCACTTTGATCATTGACCACAATAGGACGACTCGACAAAGTATGCGGATGCATCGGCACCAAACAAATGGCATCTAAGCTAGGATGGATAATCGGACCACCGCCAGACAACGCGTAAGCAGTTGAGCCTGTCGGCGTGGCGACAATTAAACCATCGCTGTGCTGACGATAGACATCTAGCCCATCAATATTAAGCTGAAAATCTATCATATGTACTGACTTACCAGCATGCAGCACCACATCATTTAGCGCCATGTCTTGATGCACAATGTTGCGACCTTCACGCACTTCCATCGCCAGTAAGAAGCGTTGATCAAGCTGATAGTCCCCCATCAACACCTGACGCAGCTTAGCACCGACTTCATCTGGATTAACATCTGTTAAGAACCCAAGACGACCACGGTTGACACCCAATACTGGCACCCGGTAGCGCGCTAATGCTTGAGCCGCTTGCAAAATAGAACCATCACCGCCAACCACAATCACCAAGTCACATATCTCGCCCAATAAGCTGCGCTTGACGATTTGTAACTGGCTCAGCTTAGCTAAATCTAATTCAGGTAAACTTGCGGTATCTGAGTCAATATAAAGACTTAGCCCCATTTCATTAATTCTGCGGCCAATTTCGTGAATGGTAGTGACTACGCCACGTTTACGTGCACGACCCATTACTCCAATCCGACGAAATGCTGGGTTCTTAATGGAGTGGAAATGAGGCGAGTTCGACAAGTTAGGTAACTTATCAGACTGGGCAGAGCTTTCCATAGGCTTAAGCTTCATTGAGTTGGTCATTAACGATTAAACTTTACGGTTGATTATAATTGCTAAGCGTATCACATTCTATACATTGCTGCATTAGACTATTGGTTGAGTTCAGCCTAGACTGGTAGCAATATTACTTTACTCTACTCAGTTGATTAAGCTATTATTGTCGATAACTGTGCTGTATTTCAGCCGTTGAAAACAGTCGATGATATTAAAACAATTGATTATAAAACACATTACACTTTATTAAACCAACCCTTAAAAATACTCAAAGGATTTTTAACATGGCAAACCCTATTGTTAGTCGCACCGAGCTTACTGTTGGCGGCAGAGCAATGACCGTTCAAGGCGTTGTGCATAAAACCAGTTTTTTACTTGGCTTAAGTGCACTTGCTGCCATTGGCTTTTTCTTTTTTATTATCAGTGGTGGTCTGAGCGCTGGTATGACCCAAATGATTACCTTCGGTAGTATGTTTGCTGCCTTTGGTATGGGCATCTTTATTACCATGAAGCCGCAAAAGGCAAAAGCGCTGGCTGCGCCTTACGCCATTCTAGAAGGTCTATTTTTAGGCGGTGTCTCTATCATGTTCGCTGGCATTGACCCCACTATTCCAGTCAATGCATTAGCAGCAACCTTCGTTACTGCAGCAGTCATGCTGGGCTTATATCGCTCTGGCGTCATTAAGGTCAATGAAAAGTTCCGCTCAATCATGATGTCTGCCATCATTGCTATTATGCTGATTTATTTGGTGCAATGGGGCTTTGTTCTATTTGGCTCTAGCCTACCATTTTTGTTTCAAACTGGCGGCTTAGTCGCTATTGGCTTTAGCCTATTTGTGGTTGTGATTGCCTCATTTAGCCTACTGTTAGACTTCGATAACATTGAACGTGGCGTTGCTGCTGGCGTATCAGAAGAATATGAGTGGGTATTTGGTATTGGCATCTTAGCCACTCTGGTTTGGATGTACTTTGAATTCATGCGTCTATTAAGCCATTTCCAAGACTAAACTAATGCGCTTATAAACCAGTCATAAAACAAGCTAATAATAAACAGGGTCGTAAATTACGACCCTTTTTTTATTCCCATAATCTTTGATCAGAAGGTTCATATACTATCGTCAGAGACGTCTCAAATGGCTATTAGGCAACCGGGCGCAAGTACTACAAATGTAGACTTAGCAAGGTTAACACCGTAACCATTTAGCGGTTCACTGACTATAGATGGATTAAGCACGTTGTAGACGTAACGCATTTAGCACCACAACCAGTGAACTTAACGACATGCCAATCGCTGCCAACCAAGGCGGTACATAACCAAAGGCTGCGGGTAGTAATACTAATGAGTTGTAACTGATTGCCCAGTGTATATTTTGCTTAATAATCTTATGCGCCTTGTCAGCTATCCGCTTAGCATCATAAACCGCTGACACTTTGCCATTTAAGATAACGCTATCACTTGATACTTGCGCTAAATCTGCGGCGCCTGCAATCGCAGTAGAAATATTAGCGGCCGCCAACACTGGCGCATCATTAATACCATCACCTACCATCATCACCACATGGCCTTGTTGCTGCAGCTGCTTAATGTGATTAACTTTATCAGTTGGTGATAAGCCTGAGTAAACGCTATCAATGCCCAGTTGATCTGCTACCACTTGCGCATGGCTACTTGGGTCACCGGTTAATATCAGCGGCTGTATATTCTGCTGCTTTAAGGCGGCTATCATCTGCGCAACCCCTTCACGCACACTATCATTGAAATAATACAGTGCCACCGGCTGCCAAGCACCAGAATCGGTATCATCCATTTCAGAGTCTGTAACATAGCGGGTTAACATCACCGCAGTACTGGCTTGACGCTGTTTAAGCGCATTCTCTAAATCGAAGTTTTGCATCAATTGACTGGTCAGAGCCGCTTGGCTTGAAGATTGTTCATTAGCATGCGTATTATTCAAAGCAAAGTCGATATGACCGAGACGGTATTTATAACCGCCACCGACATCTTCAACAACTGCTTCAACGCCACCTGCAGTATGGTGCTGCAACTGGCTTACCTGTGGTAAATGCAACTGATAAGCGGCATCTAGTAAGGCCGTTGCGATTGGATGACGACTGCCCACTTCGAGCGCCGCTGCTATCGCCAGCAGATCATCTTTATCTTGTAGTCCACTATTATTCTGCAAGTTATCTCGTTGCAAGCTGTTTGAGCCACTACCCTCTAACTGATTGTTATCTGATACGGCTTGTTGTAACGTTTCGATATACAGCAAGTTTGGCTTGCCATAGGTTAACGTACCTGTCTTATCAAACGCCACATGGGTAATCTCAGCCAAAGTCTGAATAGTATGCCCACGTGTGGTCAAAAATCCATAGCTTGCCAACCGGTTGGTAGAGACGGTTAACGCTATCGGAGTGGCTAACGACAAGGCACACGGACAAGTTGCCACTAGAACCGCTACCGTTGCCCACAGTGCT
Above is a window of Psychrobacter sp. FDAARGOS_221 DNA encoding:
- a CDS encoding HopJ type III effector protein — encoded protein: MGIRDSDVSALLNGLSKKAIGFNDVINFIDDFYRYTPVKFVNGDAVNEPGENEGSAKVFGFAKHHQLNQLDTLALFGEHYHSVLATPNGTDHANIRNFLHWGWQAFLMEKNPLTPRPSVDVKNI
- a CDS encoding YeaC family protein, whose product is MNKEEVLAAMTPELVASFRTAIEIGKWPDGRRLTAEQRETCMQAVMIWEHENLPPEERIGFIHKPVKKDGTVVGEECDVEHDRHYPNLPNPTGDIQPVKFRDR
- a CDS encoding NAD(+) kinase, which codes for MTNSMKLKPMESSAQSDKLPNLSNSPHFHSIKNPAFRRIGVMGRARKRGVVTTIHEIGRRINEMGLSLYIDSDTASLPELDLAKLSQLQIVKRSLLGEICDLVIVVGGDGSILQAAQALARYRVPVLGVNRGRLGFLTDVNPDEVGAKLRQVLMGDYQLDQRFLLAMEVREGRNIVHQDMALNDVVLHAGKSVHMIDFQLNIDGLDVYRQHSDGLIVATPTGSTAYALSGGGPIIHPSLDAICLVPMHPHTLSSRPIVVNDQSEIMIHIHRDNRTQPMVSADGKQSVAIEQDQKLYIRKHPDKLTLLHPPGFDFYKACRTKLNWNVHAEEFSMDADDD
- a CDS encoding Bax inhibitor-1/YccA family membrane protein: MANPIVSRTELTVGGRAMTVQGVVHKTSFLLGLSALAAIGFFFFIISGGLSAGMTQMITFGSMFAAFGMGIFITMKPQKAKALAAPYAILEGLFLGGVSIMFAGIDPTIPVNALAATFVTAAVMLGLYRSGVIKVNEKFRSIMMSAIIAIMLIYLVQWGFVLFGSSLPFLFQTGGLVAIGFSLFVVVIASFSLLLDFDNIERGVAAGVSEEYEWVFGIGILATLVWMYFEFMRLLSHFQD